In Tsukamurella tyrosinosolvens, the genomic window AGTGGACAGTAGCGAGGGGGGCGATGGCCCGGACCGTGATGAGCACGCGCAGTCGCTGCGCCAGCGGGCCGTTATCTGTGGTGCGCTGGCGGTTCCGGTGATCGCGTTCGCGATGATCCCAGTACTCCAATTCGACTACTGGCAGTGGCTCTCACTGACCCTGGCCGCGCCGGTCGTGGTGTGGGGTGCGTGGCCGTTTCACCGCGCAGCCGTGGGCGGTGCACGGCACGGCACGGCGACGATGGACACACTGATCTCGGTCGGTGTGAGCGCAGCCTTCGCCTGGTCGGTGTACGCGCTGTTCCTGGGCACCGCCGGCGACAAGGCGATGCGGCACGGCTTCGGTCTGGTCGTAGACCGCGGCGGCGCCACCGGCAACATCTACCTCGAAGTCGCCGCCGGAGTGACCGCGGCGATCCTGACCGGCAGGTTCTTCGAAGCTCGCTCCAAACGCCGCGCCGGTGCGGCGTTGCGCAGCCTGCTCGAGCTCGGCGCGAAGGACGTCGCGGTCCTACGCAATGGCCGCGAAGAGCGCATCCCGACCGATCAGCTGGCGGTCGGGGACCTGTTCGTGGTGCGCCCAGGCGAGAAGATCGCCACCGACGGCGAGATCACCGAAGGCAGTTCTGCTGTCGACGCCGCGATGCTGACCGGAGAATCCGTCCCGGTCGAGGTCGCACCCGGTGACCTGGTCGCCGGCGCCACCGTCAACGTCGGCGGCCGACTGGTAGTGCGGGCCACCCGTGTCGGCGCAGACACCCAGCTGGCGCAGATGGCCCGGCTTGTCGAGGATGCGCAGAACGGGAAAGCGGAGATCCAACGTCTCGCCGACCGGGTATCCGCGGTGTTCGTGCCCATTGTGATACTGCTTGCGCTGGCGACCCTCGGATTCTGGTGGGGCGCCGGATACGGCGCCGCCGCCGGGTTCAGCGCCGCGGTCGCCGTGTTGATCATCGCCTGCCCGTGCGGGCTCGGGCTGGCGACACCGACAGCGCTGCTGGTGGGCACCGGCCGCGGAGCCCAGCTGGGCATCCTGATCAAAGGACCGGAAGTCCTCGAATCGACCCGCCGGATCGACACCGTCGTGCTCGATAAGACCGGCACTGTTACCACGGGCAAGATGAGTCTGGTCGGCGTTCACACCGTCGCCGGCGTCACCGAGGAGCAGGCGCTGCGTCTGGCCGGCGCGCTCGAGGACGCCTCCGAACACCCGATCGCCCGCGCCATCGCCGCCGGTGCCCGTGACCGCCTCGGTGAGCTGCCCGCGGTGCAGGACTTCACGAACCGGG contains:
- a CDS encoding heavy metal translocating P-type ATPase; translated protein: MSTDLHDGDPITGSSQQLTLVIGGMTCGSCAATIERKLNKLDGVHATVNFATEKALVEHPAAMPSAEITHVIEAAGYTAALVGPPTHPVDSSEGGDGPDRDEHAQSLRQRAVICGALAVPVIAFAMIPVLQFDYWQWLSLTLAAPVVVWGAWPFHRAAVGGARHGTATMDTLISVGVSAAFAWSVYALFLGTAGDKAMRHGFGLVVDRGGATGNIYLEVAAGVTAAILTGRFFEARSKRRAGAALRSLLELGAKDVAVLRNGREERIPTDQLAVGDLFVVRPGEKIATDGEITEGSSAVDAAMLTGESVPVEVAPGDLVAGATVNVGGRLVVRATRVGADTQLAQMARLVEDAQNGKAEIQRLADRVSAVFVPIVILLALATLGFWWGAGYGAAAGFSAAVAVLIIACPCGLGLATPTALLVGTGRGAQLGILIKGPEVLESTRRIDTVVLDKTGTVTTGKMSLVGVHTVAGVTEEQALRLAGALEDASEHPIARAIAAGARDRLGELPAVQDFTNREGLGVTGTVEGHTVVVGRTGLLADLGIDLPQHLRSHKEAAESGGRTCVVVAWDGLARAVLVIADTVKPTSAEAIAGLRRLGLRPILLTGDNERVARAVAADVGIADVIADVLPKDKVDVVTALQRDGAVVAMVGDGVNDAAALAQADLGLAMGTGTDAAIEASDLTLVRGDLRAAVDAIRLARRTLRTIKGNLFWAFAYNIAAIPLAALGLLNPLVAGTAMAFSSVFVVSNSLRLRTFRSSITAVETGGPQRRSRPTGRRTLLGFVAVVLAVIIALAVGALTVRDIDFGDLAPALLLLSLGGIIGLGGAIVGFLIAGRRNP